Genomic DNA from Gimesia aquarii:
GAATCTCCTGATGCTGGTAGAGGTAGATGTTTGCTGGAAACACAGCAATCAGCAAAGCTATGATTCCCCACGCCGCCAGATGTGAACATTTTGGGATCAGCAGCAGGACACCCAGCAGGATTTCACAAATGCCACTGAGTAGAACAAGTTCCTTGTGGAGTTGGAGATAGGGCGGCACAATTTTCAGAAAGAATTCTGGGTTCACGAAGTGCATTGTACCAGCCACGATCATGAAGACCGCAAGAACAAATTTTGAGGGTGTTTTGAACCGACTCATGTCTGGTCCTCAGTTGGGAATCGGGATGTGAGAACTTAGTTTTTCTAACAGCAGATCAATAAGAGCCGGGTCCATGAGTTTGTAGTCGTCTGGGATATTTAAGCATATAACTTCCTTGCCAGCCAAACTGTCTCCAAACTTCGATTCAAGTCGTCGTCGGTGTTTCTTCTCCATTACGAATATCATGTCTGCCCAA
This window encodes:
- a CDS encoding DoxX family protein, with translation MSRFKTPSKFVLAVFMIVAGTMHFVNPEFFLKIVPPYLQLHKELVLLSGICEILLGVLLLIPKCSHLAAWGIIALLIAVFPANIYLYQHQEILPASPFIHLLRLPLQGVFVL
- a CDS encoding low molecular weight protein tyrosine phosphatase family protein, which gives rise to MPNNDSQPTKLLFVCSKNKWRSLTAEQIFDGVNGYDVRSAGTEKDARIKVTAGHIGWADMIFVMEKKHRRRLESKFGDSLAGKEVICLNIPDDYKLMDPALIDLLLEKLSSHIPIPN